The Cyanobacterium sp. T60_A2020_053 DNA segment ATTTCTCCCTTGGTAATTGTTAAAGCGAGGGGAATTTCTCCTGAATGAATAGAAATGGGGGTGTCTAGTAACTCCATTACCCTGATAGTGGAAGCCATGGCGCGCTGATATAAATCCAAAGTTTGCCCTAATCTAGTCAAGGGCCATAATAGCCTTTGTGTCATAAATACTAACACGCTGTAAGTACCTACAGCTAATGTACCAGCTTCCACTTGTAAGCCACCAAATAGAAGAATACTGGTAAATCCTGCCAAGATAACAAAACGAATTAATGGCACAAAAGCGGCGCTGTAAGCGATGGCTTTTTGATTACTACGGCGATAAGCCTCACTGTCAGCCGTTATCCTTTCGATTTCGTATTCTTCGGTAGTAAAACTTTTGATGGTAGTGATACCGCTTAAATTATTGCTAAGACGACTATTTAATAAGCTGACTTTTTCCCTGACGTTAGCATAAAGGGGCTCAAGGAATTTTTGATAAGCAACAGCGCCCCAAATAATAACGGGGATTGGTACAATTGCCATCCAAGCTGTGGTAGGGGTTAGGATAATAAAGGCTAGACCAATAATAACAATAGTGGTAATTACTTGTAAAATTTCATTAGCGCCCACATCCAAAAACCTTTCTAACTGGTTAATATCGTCATTTAATACTGACATTAAGCGCCCGGTGCTTCGATTTTCAAAGTATTCTAATTCTAAATTTTGAATGTGTCGATAACCGTCTAAGCGTAAATCATGTTGGATATTTTGGGCAAGATTACGCCACAATCTTTCGTAGCTATACTCAAAAATTGACTCTAAACTCCAAATAATTACCGAGATAATAGTTAAAGTAATCAGTTGTTGAGATACCGTTTCTACGCCAAAAATGGTGGCAAGGGCGCTGGTTTGTTTTTTTACGACTACATCCACAGCAGCGCCAATTAAGACGGGGGGCGCTAAATCAAAAATTTTATTTAAAATAGAACAAGTGGTGGCTTGATAAATTAAATTACGGTATTTCGGAGAATATTCTAATAATCTTGATAGGGGTTTTATGGGTTTAGAAGTCATAAGACTGTGAAAATTTCTTTTTTATGATCAATCACATTAACTAATGGTATCCTATCTCACCTTAGTTAGATGTAAAATTGTGGCGTTGCTGAATTTAGCGATGATTTTATTCAATCATTAGACTTCTTTTTCATCGTATTTCGGGCTAGAAGCCCAAAAACACCCAATATTTATTCTCTTTTCTGATAAAATTATCTTGATGGATAACATCAAATTCAAATAATTAGTATCAAAAGATTGTATCTTCGCAATTTCCCCACCGTGTAATGAATTACACGGCTAACAAGATTACGTTCAATAAATTGAACTAAGATTATCTTTAATTAATTTATAAGTGATCGCGCAGCGGCAGCCTTCGGCTGATCAAACGAACTTGATATGATTTATAGCAATTGCCACCCTTATGAAGTACAAGAGGATCCCCCTAAATCCCCATTAAAAAGGGAGACTTAAGAAAATGAATGTACCTCATGATAATGAAAAACGCTATAATCTAATTACTATTATCAAAAAATAAAGGGTTTAAAACGCTATCTTTAAATTTACCTTTGCCCCTTGCCCTTTCAACTTTGCCCTTTTGACTGATTAAAATGAAAATAGCTACATGGAATGTTAACTCGATTCGTAGTCGTTTAGATATTGTGCAGAATTGGTTAAGTTCAGAAAATATTGATATTTTATGTTTACAAGAAACCAAAGTAATTGATCAAGATTTCCCTCAAAAACCTTTTTTAGATTTAGGTTATCATGTTTATATTTACGGTCAAAAAGCCTATAATGGTGTAGCCATTTTCAGTAAAAAGCCTTTAGATATGATTGATTATGGCTTTAGTGACATTTTAACCCCATCACAAGTAAATAATTTTGATGAGCAAAAAAGGGTAATTAGTGGAGTTATTAATAATCTGAGAATTGTTAATTTATATGTGCCTAATGGTAATACAATTACTTCAGAAAAGTATGAGTATAAATTAGCATGGTTAGCTTTATTAAAAGATTATTTAAACAGTATAAAAAATGAAAATAATCAATTATTAGTATGTGGTGATTTTAACATTGCCCTTGAAAATAAAGACATTTATAAACCAGAAGGAAAAGAGAATCACGTTATGGCGACAAAAGCAGAAAGAGAAGCCTTAAAAGATATTCTTGATATGGGTTTAAAGGATATTTTTAGGGAATTTCAGCCCGAAGAAGGGCATTTTAGTTGGTGGGATTATCGTCAAGGCGGTTTTGCCAAAAATAGAGGTTGGCGCATCGATCACATTTATGGCAATGATAGCTTATTAACTGGGGCTAAAAATTGTTATATTGACATTGAACCTCGTAAATTAGAGAAACCAAGTGATCACGCGCCCGTCATCGTAGAATTATTATAAAAGGTAAGGTAGTGTAATTTGAGATGGTAAGGCTCGATATAATATAATGTGTTTTGTTGAGTTTAAATAAAAGAATAATTTTCATGAGTAATATTTATAACGTTGAAGTTAGCCACGAGGGGCAAACTTATAATTTTCCAGTGGCAGAAGATGAGTATATTTTGGCGGCGGCGGAGAAAGAAAATATTACTTTACCTAATTCTTGTAATGCTGGGGTTTGTACGACGTGCGCTGGTAAAATTATTAGCGGAGAAGTTGAGCAAAGTGAAGGCATGGGAGTTTCTCTTGAGTTACAGGCAGAAGGTTTTGTTTTGTTATGTGTGGCTTACCCTCGCTCTGATTTGAAGATTGTTGCTGGAAAAGAAGATGAGGTTTATGATCGTCAATTTGGGATGTCTCAAAAATAATAATTTAATATACCTTTCTCGGAATACAGGCAAGATGCCTGTTTCACCGTGCAAAAATCCTAATTGTGGGAGAAGTCTAATATTTTGGAAGGTTTGAGCAATGTTCAACCCTATATTATTTGAGTAATTCTAAAATGGATGTGATGGGCATTGCCTATCCTACTTTAAAATATTGTCATCATGAATTTAACAAGTCTTAACGAACAATTGTACCAACTACAACAATGGGCTAATCAATGGGTGGGGTATCAATTAGAACATTTGACCTTAATTAGTGTGGGGGTTGTGTTGGTTGCTGGATTAGCCACCAGTTTAACGCCGTGTATGTTGTCGATGTTGCCTCTGACGGTGGCTTATATTGGTGGTTATCAGTCACAAAGTCGCACAGTAGCTTTTTTTCAGTCGCTCTATTTTGCTTTTGGTTTGGCTACTACTTTGGCGATTTTGGGGGTAGTTTCGGCGGTATTTGGCAAAATTTATGGACAAATTGGCATCGGTTTACCAATTTTGGTAAGTGTCGTTGCGATTCTAATGGGTTTAAATTTATTGGAGTTGATTCCTTTACAGTTTCCTAGCTGGGGTGCCACGGATTGGATTAAGGAGAATTTTCCAGCGCCCCTCCGCTCATACTTACTTGGTGTTACCTTCGGTTTAGTAGCTTCTCCTTGTAGTACCCCTGTTTTAATTACTTTATTAGCGTACATTGCCAATAGTCAACAAGTGATTTTTGGCTCAGTATTATTGTTAAGTTATGCGGTGGGTTATGTGTTGCCGTTGGTGATTGCTGGTACTTTTACGGGTGCGCTATCTCGTTTACTGAGTTTAAGAGTTATCACCCAATGGCTTAACCCGGGGTTAGGGGCGCTTTTATTAGCTTTTGGAGTTATTTCTCTGGCTTCTCGTTTTTAAATTCTTACAAAGGAAAACAGAGGGAGAAGGGGAAGCAGAGGAGGAAGGGGAAGCAGAGGGAGAAAGGGGAAGCAGAGGGAGAAAGGGAGATGATTAATACTTTTTCATTATCAATTATCAATTATCCATTGTCAATTATCCCCCGATTTGGTGCATGGGATGGCGCACTTCAACCGGGCGTAAATAGGGCTTCATTCCCAATAACATTTGATATACTTCTAATCGCTGGGGATAATCGAGATTACGAATGGATAAACCATCGGTTTTCAGCAAACAAGCGCGCAAAATACCATCAGCAGATAAGCGCCATCTCGAACAATGTCCGCAAAATGGTTGGGATTCTGAGGCGATAAATCCTATTTTAGCGCCCTCCGCCGTACGATAATTAAAGGAAGTTGAATCTAAGGCTGTTTGAACAGGGATAAGTTGGTATTTTTGTTCTAATTTATCGATGAGGTGACGGGCGCTGATAAATTTTTCTTCTTGCTCATGACAAGCATAACCAATACGCATTAACTCCAAAAAACGTACCTCAATTTGCAGATTTTGGGAATATTCCACAAAATCAAATATTTCCATATCATTAATGCCTTTCATCATGACGACATTAATTTTGATGTTGAATCCCTTATTTTTAGCAAGAAGAATATTTTGTTTAATTTTCTCTAAATAATTGCCATGGGTAATCTGTTTAAAAGTCGTCTCATTCAGACTATCTAAGCTAATATTTAAGTTAATAATGCCATGATCTGCCAATAAATCCACATAACGGTCTAAAAAAATACCATTGCTAGTTAAACCGATTTTTTTTAACGGCAAAGATGATATTAAACTCACAATTTCTGAAAAAGATTGACGTAAAAGAGGCTCACCTCCGGTTAGGCGCACTTCTTCCAAACCAAAATCTATTAACTCCGCCACAATATCTCGGTATTCATCGGGCGCTAGATAACTTTTTTTATCCATGAACTCTGCATCAAGAGGCATACAGTAATGACATCTTAAATTACATTGATCGGTTATTGATACTCTCAGTTTACGAATACGGCGATTATATGGGTCGATTAATTGCTTCATCAAAAATAATTAAATGATACTCATTGTTTTGCTCTAATAGATATAATCTCCGTTAAATGGGGAGTAACTTGACCTAACTTTGATATTATGTTTCACGTTAGTAGAAGAGTGTGTATTTAATATTAAACCTTCTTTAGTCTGGAAAGTCCAATGTCCTTGTACTCTAAATCGATAATAACGGTACTTAAAAAAAGGGCGTTACTGAATTATGGTATGAAATATTAATGAATTACAGCAAATATATAATACTCAAAATATTATTACTACTGCCTATTCTCTACCCCAAGCAAAAACATATTTAAAATCAGCAACACCGTAAATGTTTTCGGAAAGTGACAAAAAAGGGATAACTATCGGCTCAGATAGTTAATAATAATAAAATTATTGAGAGGTGACGTTAAGATAAAAACAATCCCACACAAGGCGAGGTTGGACATAACGTTTCAAGGCTTTTTTGACGGATTCCAGCGCCCTCACCACTGACACATTACCTTGTTTTTCCCAATATAAAGACTGTAAGTAATCCGTTAACCATAACTGAGTTTCTAGCTCTAAATTTTTACTGATTTCTTGAGCTAAAATAAATCCCTCAACTACATTTTCTGGTATTTTATTTAACTTTGTCATCAATTCTGAAGGTATTTCCAACAATTTATCACGGTCTTGAATAGCTTTTCCCGGACTACCTTGAGCAGTTTTTATTAATTGCTTATAAGCCAAAACATCAGCACAATTTTGTTTTTGTAAAATATATTCTAAATCTTCCTGACTTAATCTTGCAAAAGGAATCACTTGCGCACGAGAAACAAGGGTAGAAAGCATAGCATCGACGGAGGGCGCTGTTAAAATAATAGTAGCTTTCCCCGGCTCTTCCAAAGTCTTTAATAGTGCATTTCCTGCAGATTCTGCCATTAAATCGGCATCTTCAATTACCACCACCGAGCGTGATGCCTTGAGGGGAGGGCGCGTCAAAAAGTCAGCCACTTCCCTAATTTGTTCAATACGAATTTGAGGGGCGCTTTTCTTTTTTAAGCCTTTTTCCTCTGCTTCTTTTGCCGTCAATAACTCCCCTTTATCATTGTAAGTCGGTTCAACCCAGAGAAAATCGGGATGATTACCTTTATGTAAACGGTGAGAGGCGCTGAAATAATCTTCGTCAGGTGAAATCAATAACATTTCAGCAAAACAGCGCGCGCCAAATGCTTTACCAATACCCTTAGCGCCCACAAACAAATAAGCAGGGGCGATACGATTAAGTTTTACCGCCCTTTCTAACAATTCTACGGCAATGGGTTGCCCTACCAATTTAATTAACGGTTTCATTTTGTAACTAGGTGGTGCTGAAAAAGTGAAGTCGTGAGGGCAGGTGTCAGGTTTCGGGTGTCAGGTATCAGGTGAAATGCTTATAAATCAAAGAGTTAAGGCATGAATTATAAATTATAATTCTCCCCTTCTCCTCTGCCTCCCTTTCTCCTCTGCCTCCCTTTCTCCCCTGCTTCCCCTGCTTCCTCTGCCTCCCTTTCTCCACCCTAACCAGAAATTATATCTGAAATCATTAGTAAAAATTAACGACCTAAAATTTGAACGGTTACAGTGGCAACTCCAGCGCCCTTCAAACCGATAGCATTGGCAGCGCCAGCCGCCAAATCAATGATACGCCCACCAGAAAAAGGACCACGGTCGTTAATTCTTACTACCACAGAGCGCCCGTTACGCACATTGGTGACTTTAACTCTTGTGCCGAAAGGGAGACTGCGGTGTGCCGCCGTGAGAGCATTTTGATTGAATTTTTCACCATTAGCAGTCCGGCGCCCGTGAAAACCCGGTCCATACCAAGAAGCCCGGCCACGGATAATGCGCCCTCCAGAGCTTTTAACCCCAGCAGTGGAAGCTACCGTAACGGGTTTTGCTAAAATTTTCTGCTGAGGCTGATTGATAATAGTATCTAGTGGTTGAGCATTACCGAGTAAACGTCTGAGGCGGTTAGTAGCCTGTAAAGCATCTAAGGCTTGATCATCAGTAGAATCAGGAAGAATGATCTCATCAGTGAGGGCGATTATTTCTTGCTGATCGTAGTTGATGGTGTATTGCTCTTTTTTATCATCCCATTTTACTGCCACTTTTTCGGCATTGACATTACCCTGAGATAGTCTTTCTAAGCGTAAGGCTAGGGCTTGAGCTTTTTGGTTAACCTGATTTTGATCATTACCCAAAAATGTGAGCAGAGGAATATTTTTAAAATGTAAAGTGGCTGCCATTTTATCTTGCCACTGATGAGGATAAATTTTACTGAAAATAAATTCTTGGACCGAAGGTAATTTAGAGACAATATTAGTTTGTGTCGATGAAGTGATTGATTGACTTGAGTCGGTGAAGGGCGCTGTTTCAGCTTTTACGTCAGTGGTAATTGTTAAACCCGTTAGTCCGATGATCATTGTCATAGCTGTTTTAACAGCATTGTTGCAAATATTTTTAAGCATAGTTTTTTGTTTATTTATTCAAAAAAACCTTTCTGAAAGGTATCAATTTTGATGTTGATTTTGGTTCCTCAATGGAAATTTACATTTATTAATAATCAAGAACGCACACTAAGTTAACACGTCATTTTCTCTTGAACAGTCAAAAAAACTTATCATTGCCATTGTTTGAATCAATAATGGTTATTTTGCTTGACTAATTTGCCAACTTTGATCATAATTGAATGTTTATTTTGTTATGGAAACCTCCAAAAAATTTTAAATAACTAATCAATCAGAAAGCTAGGTTA contains these protein-coding regions:
- a CDS encoding ABC transporter ATP-binding protein — translated: MTSKPIKPLSRLLEYSPKYRNLIYQATTCSILNKIFDLAPPVLIGAAVDVVVKKQTSALATIFGVETVSQQLITLTIISVIIWSLESIFEYSYERLWRNLAQNIQHDLRLDGYRHIQNLELEYFENRSTGRLMSVLNDDINQLERFLDVGANEILQVITTIVIIGLAFIILTPTTAWMAIVPIPVIIWGAVAYQKFLEPLYANVREKVSLLNSRLSNNLSGITTIKSFTTEEYEIERITADSEAYRRSNQKAIAYSAAFVPLIRFVILAGFTSILLFGGLQVEAGTLAVGTYSVLVFMTQRLLWPLTRLGQTLDLYQRAMASTIRVMELLDTPISIHSGEIPLALTITKGEIQFKNVSFAYQERESILENLNLHIPAGKTTAIVGSTGSGKSTIVKLLLRLYEIHQGVITLDGVNIQDIVLYDLRKAIGLVSQDVFLFHGSVRENIAYGNPNATEREVVGAAQVAEAHQFIMELPQGYDTIVGERGQKLSGGQRQRLSIARAVLKNPPILILDEATSAVDNETEAAIARSLQRITEGRTTIMIAHRLSTIRHAHCIYVVERGKIVESGTHDDLIAKHGVYQGLWQVQTGVAVGV
- the xth gene encoding exodeoxyribonuclease III, which produces MKIATWNVNSIRSRLDIVQNWLSSENIDILCLQETKVIDQDFPQKPFLDLGYHVYIYGQKAYNGVAIFSKKPLDMIDYGFSDILTPSQVNNFDEQKRVISGVINNLRIVNLYVPNGNTITSEKYEYKLAWLALLKDYLNSIKNENNQLLVCGDFNIALENKDIYKPEGKENHVMATKAEREALKDILDMGLKDIFREFQPEEGHFSWWDYRQGGFAKNRGWRIDHIYGNDSLLTGAKNCYIDIEPRKLEKPSDHAPVIVELL
- a CDS encoding 2Fe-2S iron-sulfur cluster binding domain-containing protein, whose product is MSNIYNVEVSHEGQTYNFPVAEDEYILAAAEKENITLPNSCNAGVCTTCAGKIISGEVEQSEGMGVSLELQAEGFVLLCVAYPRSDLKIVAGKEDEVYDRQFGMSQK
- a CDS encoding sulfite exporter TauE/SafE family protein, which translates into the protein MNLTSLNEQLYQLQQWANQWVGYQLEHLTLISVGVVLVAGLATSLTPCMLSMLPLTVAYIGGYQSQSRTVAFFQSLYFAFGLATTLAILGVVSAVFGKIYGQIGIGLPILVSVVAILMGLNLLELIPLQFPSWGATDWIKENFPAPLRSYLLGVTFGLVASPCSTPVLITLLAYIANSQQVIFGSVLLLSYAVGYVLPLVIAGTFTGALSRLLSLRVITQWLNPGLGALLLAFGVISLASRF
- the moaA gene encoding GTP 3',8-cyclase MoaA; translation: MKQLIDPYNRRIRKLRVSITDQCNLRCHYCMPLDAEFMDKKSYLAPDEYRDIVAELIDFGLEEVRLTGGEPLLRQSFSEIVSLISSLPLKKIGLTSNGIFLDRYVDLLADHGIINLNISLDSLNETTFKQITHGNYLEKIKQNILLAKNKGFNIKINVVMMKGINDMEIFDFVEYSQNLQIEVRFLELMRIGYACHEQEEKFISARHLIDKLEQKYQLIPVQTALDSTSFNYRTAEGAKIGFIASESQPFCGHCSRWRLSADGILRACLLKTDGLSIRNLDYPQRLEVYQMLLGMKPYLRPVEVRHPMHQIGG
- a CDS encoding DNA polymerase III subunit delta' (catalyzes the DNA-template-directed extension of the 3'-end of a DNA strand; the delta' subunit seems to interact with the gamma subunit to transfer the beta subunit on the DNA) translates to MKPLIKLVGQPIAVELLERAVKLNRIAPAYLFVGAKGIGKAFGARCFAEMLLISPDEDYFSASHRLHKGNHPDFLWVEPTYNDKGELLTAKEAEEKGLKKKSAPQIRIEQIREVADFLTRPPLKASRSVVVIEDADLMAESAGNALLKTLEEPGKATIILTAPSVDAMLSTLVSRAQVIPFARLSQEDLEYILQKQNCADVLAYKQLIKTAQGSPGKAIQDRDKLLEIPSELMTKLNKIPENVVEGFILAQEISKNLELETQLWLTDYLQSLYWEKQGNVSVVRALESVKKALKRYVQPRLVWDCFYLNVTSQ
- a CDS encoding septal ring lytic transglycosylase RlpA family protein, with protein sequence MLKNICNNAVKTAMTMIIGLTGLTITTDVKAETAPFTDSSQSITSSTQTNIVSKLPSVQEFIFSKIYPHQWQDKMAATLHFKNIPLLTFLGNDQNQVNQKAQALALRLERLSQGNVNAEKVAVKWDDKKEQYTINYDQQEIIALTDEIILPDSTDDQALDALQATNRLRRLLGNAQPLDTIINQPQQKILAKPVTVASTAGVKSSGGRIIRGRASWYGPGFHGRRTANGEKFNQNALTAAHRSLPFGTRVKVTNVRNGRSVVVRINDRGPFSGGRIIDLAAGAANAIGLKGAGVATVTVQILGR